A region of Salvia splendens isolate huo1 chromosome 17, SspV2, whole genome shotgun sequence DNA encodes the following proteins:
- the LOC121773766 gene encoding protein MAIN-LIKE 1-like — protein MASSSTSRRRLLCGPEDPSVLYLQRQHVSNNIWAGVPSEDVRCRRYEGIIWDVPINPRVLAVIDEMGFGGMLRCGQPKDIDHHLITALIERWRPETHTFHFPVGEATVSLEDVEVLWGLKTDGEPLTGYIPTKDVNYWKDVCLDFLGFIPDAVDLKELNWKQTSLSNQLRIELSDDHEQYMYNQRARVYCLLLLGGLLIPNATGNKIPFFYLQFFMDIEQCASYSWGGATLACLYHNLCEAALGKRTDVGGALTLLQL, from the coding sequence atggcatcttcttcaacttctcgtcgtcggctcttatgtggtcctgaggacccctccgtattatatctgcagagacaacacgtctctaataacatatgggcaggagtgccATCGGAAGACGTACGGTGTAGAAGATACGAAGGAATCATATGGGATGTTCCCATAAATCCTCGTGTTTTGGCGGTTATAGATGAGATGGGGTTCGGCGGGATGTTGAGGTGTGGTCAACCgaaagacattgaccaccatcttatcaccgctttgattgaacgttggaggccagagactcacacgtttcactttccagtcggtgaagcaaCTGTGAGCTTAGaggacgtggaggtcttatggggcctcaaaACTGACGGTGAGCCTCtgacgggttacatccccactaaggatgtcaactattggaaggatgtttgtttggattttcttgGCTTTATTCCAGATGCAGTTGATCTAAAAGAATTGAACTGgaagcagacaagcttatcaaaTCAACTGCGGATTGAGTTGAGTGATGACCACGAGCAATACATGTACAATCAACGTGCTCGTGTGTATTGTCTGCTGTTACTGGGTGGTCTACTGATCCCGAACGCTACCGGTAATAAAATTCCCTTCTTCTACCTTCagtttttcatggatatagaacaaTGTGCTAGCTATAGCTGGGGAGGTGCGACTCTTgcctgcttgtaccacaatctaTGTGAAGCTGCACTTGGTAAGAGGACCGATGTCGGGGGAGCTCTTACATTGTTACAGCTGTAG
- the LOC121775017 gene encoding valine--tRNA ligase, chloroplastic/mitochondrial 2-like isoform X1, with amino-acid sequence MELITKWVHLRYFKGQVAYTRDFLQNLQALISVEGKLKMAASNFSLLSSSCSMCNKLNPLLFSTQPRRRISLSRSYYIRFRNTRFTTVAGIADNGVFTSPEVAKAFDFTAEERIYKWWESQGYFKPNLERGGDPFVVSMPPPNVTGSLHMGHAMFVTLEDIMVRYNRMKGRPTLWLPGTDHAGIATQLVVERMLAEEGIKRADMGREEFTKRVWTWKEKYGGTITNQIKRLGASCDWTRECFTLDAQLSRAVVEAFVRLHEKGLIYQGSYMVNWSPKLQTAVSDLEVEYSEETGALYHIKYRVAGGTRDDFLTIATTRPETLFGDTAIAVNPEDERYSKYIGKMAIVPMTYGRHVPIISDKYVDKDFGTGVLKISPGHDHNDYLLARKLGLPILNVMNKDGTLNEVAGLYCGLDRFEARKKLWSELEETGLAVKKEAYTMRVPRSQRGGEIIEPLVSKQWFVTMDSLAEKALHAVEKGELTIVPERFEKIYNHWLSNIKDWCISRQLWWGHRIPVWYIVGKKCEDEYIVARNNEEALEKAREKYGKDVEIYQDPDVLDTWFSSALWPFSTLGWPDVSAEDFKNFYPTSVLETGHDILFFWVARMVMMGIEFTGTVPFSHVYLHGLIRDSQGRKMSKSLGNVIDPLDTIKDYGTDALRFTLSLGTAGQDLNLSTERLTSTKAFTNKLWNGGKFVLQNLPPQSDLSAWTAIQDYKFDEEESLLKLPLPECWVVTKLHMLIDAVTMSYDKFFFGDVAREIYDFFWADFADWYIEASKARLYQGDDSVASVAQAVLLYVFGSILKLLHPFMPFVTEELWQSLPNRKEALIVSAWPSTSLPRQTESVKKFENLQALTRAIRNARAEYSVEPAKRISASIVANAEVIQYISKEKDVLALLSRLDLENVSFSQSPPGDASQSVHLVASEGLEAYLPLADMVDISAEMQRLSKRLAKMQTEYDGLMARLSSPSFVEKAPEDIVRGVREKAAEAEEKVTLTRNRLAFLQSTTLMSNQAQ; translated from the exons atggaattgataacaaaatgggtacatttgcgttattttaaaggccaaGTGGCCTATACACGCGATTTTCTCCAAAATCTGCAGGCTCTCATCTCAGTTGAGGGGAAGCTGAAAATGGCGGCCTccaatttttctctcttatCTTCTTCTTGCTCAATGTGCAATAAACTCAATCCACTCCTCTTCTCCACGCAACCACGCCGACGTATCTCTCTTTCTCGTTCCTACTACATTCGTTTCAGAAACACGCGCTTCACCACTG TTGCTGGAATAGCGGATAATGGTGTATTTACATCGCCGGAAGTGGCAAAAGCTTTTGATTTTACCGCGGAGGAGAGAATATATAAATG GTGGGAGTCTCAAGGATATTTCAAGCCAAATCTTGAGAGGGGAGGAGATCCTTTTGTAGTTTCAATGCCACCTCCTAATGTAACTGGCTCGTTGCACATGGGACATGCTATGTTTGTCACTCTTGAG GATATAATGGTAAGATACAACAGAATGAAAGGGAGGCCTACACTTTGGCTTCCTGGAACTGATCATGCCGGGATTGCAACCCAG TTGGTTGTGGAAAGAATGCTGGCTGAGGAAGGAATTAAGAGAGCTGACATGGGTAGAGAAGAATTCACAAAAAGAGTTTGGACATGGAAAGAAAA ATATGGCGGGACAATAACAAATCAGATAAAGAGACTCGGTGCTTCTTGTGATTGGACCAGGGAATGCTTCACCCTTGATGCTCAGCTGAGTC GAGCCGTTGTCGAGGCCTTTGTTAGGCTCCACGAGAAAGGTCTAATCTATCAAG GATCTTACATGGTCAACTGGTCCCCTAAATTACAGACTGCAGTTTCTGACTTG GAAGTAGAGTACTCAGAAGAAACAGGCGCTCTGTACCACATTAAGTACCGCGTTGCTGGTGGTACAAG GGATGACTTTCTGACAATCGCAACCACAAGACCAGAGACTTTATTTGGAGATACAGCAATAGCAGTGAATCCAGAG GATGAACGATATTCCAAGTACATAGGAAAGATGGCTATTGTGCCAATGACTTATGGTCGGCATGTCCCCATAATTTCTGATAAG TATGTTGATAAAGACTTTGGAACTGGTGTCTTGAAGATAAGCCCTGGACATGATCACAATGATTACCTGCTTGCTCGGAAGCTTGGGCTTCCCATTCTTAATGTCATGAATAAAGATGGAACACTGAATGAAGTTGCTGGTTTATACTG TGGTCTTGATCGGTTTGAGGCACGGAAGAAACTCTGGTCAGAACTCGAGGAGACAGGTCTAGCAGTGAAAAAGGAGGCCTATACTATGCGAGTTCCTAGATCACAACGTGGTGGAGAG ATTATAGAGCCTCTAGTAAGCAAACAGTGGTTTGTGACAATGGATTCGTTGGCAGAAAAGGCTCTCCATGCCGTGGAAAAGGGAGAACTAACCATCGTGCCCGAAAGATTTGAGAAG ATATATAATCACTGGCTGTCAAATATCAAGGACTGGTGTATAAGCAGGCAATTATGGTGGGGGCACCGCATTCCAGTTTGGTACATTGTTGGTAAAAAATGTGAAGACGAGTACATAGTTGCTAGGAATaatgaagaagctcttgaaaaaGCACGTGAAAAATATGGAAAGGACGTCGAAATATATCAAGACCCAGATGTTCTTGACACCTGGTTTTCAAG TGCACTGTGGCCTTTCAGCACTCTTGGTTGGCCAGATGTGTCAGCGGAGGATTTTAAGAACTTTTATCCTACATCAGTTCTTGAGACCGG GCATGACATATTGTTCTTTTGGGTAGCAAGAATGGTGATGATGGGGATTGAATTCACGGGCACAGTTCCATTTTCACATGTTTACCTTCACGGACTTATACGAGATTCTCAA GGCCGCAAAATGTCTAAATCGCTTGGAAATGTTATAGATCCACTTGATACAATCAAAGATTATGGAACTGATGCTCTAAGgttcactctctctctaggaaCTGCTGGCCAG GATCTCAATTTATCAACTGAAAGGTTGACTTCTACTAAAGCTTTCACCAACAAACTGTGGAATGGTGGCAAGTTTGTGTTACAGAATTTGCCTCCTCAGAGTGATTTATCTGCTTGGACAGCTATTCAGGACTATAAG TTTGATGAGGAAGAGTCACTGCTCAAGCTACCTCTACCAGAATGTTGGGTG GTGACAAAACTTCATATGCTGATTGATGCTGTCACCATGAGTTATGACAAGTTCTTCTTTGGAGATGTTGCCCGGGAAATCTATGATTTTTTCTGGGCTGATTTTGCTGATTG GTATATTGAAGCAAGTAAAGCCCGGCTCTATCAAGGAGATGACTCAGTTGCTTCTGTGGCACAAGCAGTTCTCTTGTATGTCTTTGGATCAATACTGAAATTACTTCACCCATTTATGCCATTTGTAACTGAAGAGCTTTGGCAG TCATTACCCAACAGAAAAGAAGCTCTTATAGTATCAGCTTGGCCATCAACTTCTCTTCCAAGGCAAACCGAATCTGTGAAGAAATTTGAGAATTTACAGGCTTTG ACAAGAGCAATTCGAAATGCACGGGCAGAGTACTCTGTTGAACCAGCAAAGCGTATATCCGCATCAATTGTTGCAAATGCAGAGGTTATCCAGTATATTTCT AAAGAAAAGGATGTTTTGGCTCTTCTCTCTAGACTGGATTTGGAGAACGTAAGCTTTTCCCAATCTCCCCCAG GAGATGCTAGTCAATCAGTCCATCTTGTTGCCAGTGAAGGTTTAGAAGCATACCTTCCTCTTGCTGACATGGTAGATATCTCGGCTGAGATGCAGCGCCTTTCCAAGCGCCTTGCTAAAATGCAAACTGAATATGATGGACTTATGGCTCGCTTAAGCTCTCCAAGT TTTGTTGAGAAAGCTCCTGAGGATATTGTTCGTGGGGTTCGAGAAAAAGCAGCAGAAGCAGAAGAGAAAGTAACTTTAACAAGAAACCGGCTAGCTTTTCTCCAGTCCACAACGCTCATGTCAAATCAAGCTCAATGA
- the LOC121775017 gene encoding valine--tRNA ligase, chloroplastic/mitochondrial 2-like isoform X2: MVNWSPKLQTAVSDLEVEYSEETGALYHIKYRVAGGTRDDFLTIATTRPETLFGDTAIAVNPEDERYSKYIGKMAIVPMTYGRHVPIISDKYVDKDFGTGVLKISPGHDHNDYLLARKLGLPILNVMNKDGTLNEVAGLYCGLDRFEARKKLWSELEETGLAVKKEAYTMRVPRSQRGGEIIEPLVSKQWFVTMDSLAEKALHAVEKGELTIVPERFEKIYNHWLSNIKDWCISRQLWWGHRIPVWYIVGKKCEDEYIVARNNEEALEKAREKYGKDVEIYQDPDVLDTWFSSALWPFSTLGWPDVSAEDFKNFYPTSVLETGHDILFFWVARMVMMGIEFTGTVPFSHVYLHGLIRDSQGRKMSKSLGNVIDPLDTIKDYGTDALRFTLSLGTAGQDLNLSTERLTSTKAFTNKLWNGGKFVLQNLPPQSDLSAWTAIQDYKFDEEESLLKLPLPECWVVTKLHMLIDAVTMSYDKFFFGDVAREIYDFFWADFADWYIEASKARLYQGDDSVASVAQAVLLYVFGSILKLLHPFMPFVTEELWQSLPNRKEALIVSAWPSTSLPRQTESVKKFENLQALTRAIRNARAEYSVEPAKRISASIVANAEVIQYISKEKDVLALLSRLDLENVSFSQSPPGDASQSVHLVASEGLEAYLPLADMVDISAEMQRLSKRLAKMQTEYDGLMARLSSPSFVEKAPEDIVRGVREKAAEAEEKVTLTRNRLAFLQSTTLMSNQAQ; this comes from the exons ATGGTCAACTGGTCCCCTAAATTACAGACTGCAGTTTCTGACTTG GAAGTAGAGTACTCAGAAGAAACAGGCGCTCTGTACCACATTAAGTACCGCGTTGCTGGTGGTACAAG GGATGACTTTCTGACAATCGCAACCACAAGACCAGAGACTTTATTTGGAGATACAGCAATAGCAGTGAATCCAGAG GATGAACGATATTCCAAGTACATAGGAAAGATGGCTATTGTGCCAATGACTTATGGTCGGCATGTCCCCATAATTTCTGATAAG TATGTTGATAAAGACTTTGGAACTGGTGTCTTGAAGATAAGCCCTGGACATGATCACAATGATTACCTGCTTGCTCGGAAGCTTGGGCTTCCCATTCTTAATGTCATGAATAAAGATGGAACACTGAATGAAGTTGCTGGTTTATACTG TGGTCTTGATCGGTTTGAGGCACGGAAGAAACTCTGGTCAGAACTCGAGGAGACAGGTCTAGCAGTGAAAAAGGAGGCCTATACTATGCGAGTTCCTAGATCACAACGTGGTGGAGAG ATTATAGAGCCTCTAGTAAGCAAACAGTGGTTTGTGACAATGGATTCGTTGGCAGAAAAGGCTCTCCATGCCGTGGAAAAGGGAGAACTAACCATCGTGCCCGAAAGATTTGAGAAG ATATATAATCACTGGCTGTCAAATATCAAGGACTGGTGTATAAGCAGGCAATTATGGTGGGGGCACCGCATTCCAGTTTGGTACATTGTTGGTAAAAAATGTGAAGACGAGTACATAGTTGCTAGGAATaatgaagaagctcttgaaaaaGCACGTGAAAAATATGGAAAGGACGTCGAAATATATCAAGACCCAGATGTTCTTGACACCTGGTTTTCAAG TGCACTGTGGCCTTTCAGCACTCTTGGTTGGCCAGATGTGTCAGCGGAGGATTTTAAGAACTTTTATCCTACATCAGTTCTTGAGACCGG GCATGACATATTGTTCTTTTGGGTAGCAAGAATGGTGATGATGGGGATTGAATTCACGGGCACAGTTCCATTTTCACATGTTTACCTTCACGGACTTATACGAGATTCTCAA GGCCGCAAAATGTCTAAATCGCTTGGAAATGTTATAGATCCACTTGATACAATCAAAGATTATGGAACTGATGCTCTAAGgttcactctctctctaggaaCTGCTGGCCAG GATCTCAATTTATCAACTGAAAGGTTGACTTCTACTAAAGCTTTCACCAACAAACTGTGGAATGGTGGCAAGTTTGTGTTACAGAATTTGCCTCCTCAGAGTGATTTATCTGCTTGGACAGCTATTCAGGACTATAAG TTTGATGAGGAAGAGTCACTGCTCAAGCTACCTCTACCAGAATGTTGGGTG GTGACAAAACTTCATATGCTGATTGATGCTGTCACCATGAGTTATGACAAGTTCTTCTTTGGAGATGTTGCCCGGGAAATCTATGATTTTTTCTGGGCTGATTTTGCTGATTG GTATATTGAAGCAAGTAAAGCCCGGCTCTATCAAGGAGATGACTCAGTTGCTTCTGTGGCACAAGCAGTTCTCTTGTATGTCTTTGGATCAATACTGAAATTACTTCACCCATTTATGCCATTTGTAACTGAAGAGCTTTGGCAG TCATTACCCAACAGAAAAGAAGCTCTTATAGTATCAGCTTGGCCATCAACTTCTCTTCCAAGGCAAACCGAATCTGTGAAGAAATTTGAGAATTTACAGGCTTTG ACAAGAGCAATTCGAAATGCACGGGCAGAGTACTCTGTTGAACCAGCAAAGCGTATATCCGCATCAATTGTTGCAAATGCAGAGGTTATCCAGTATATTTCT AAAGAAAAGGATGTTTTGGCTCTTCTCTCTAGACTGGATTTGGAGAACGTAAGCTTTTCCCAATCTCCCCCAG GAGATGCTAGTCAATCAGTCCATCTTGTTGCCAGTGAAGGTTTAGAAGCATACCTTCCTCTTGCTGACATGGTAGATATCTCGGCTGAGATGCAGCGCCTTTCCAAGCGCCTTGCTAAAATGCAAACTGAATATGATGGACTTATGGCTCGCTTAAGCTCTCCAAGT TTTGTTGAGAAAGCTCCTGAGGATATTGTTCGTGGGGTTCGAGAAAAAGCAGCAGAAGCAGAAGAGAAAGTAACTTTAACAAGAAACCGGCTAGCTTTTCTCCAGTCCACAACGCTCATGTCAAATCAAGCTCAATGA